A region from the Leptolyngbyaceae cyanobacterium genome encodes:
- a CDS encoding NAD(P)H-quinone oxidoreductase subunit N, with translation MSFAELAAQLNAGTIWPEGIVIVTLVVVLMGDLIGGRTSSRWTPYAAIAGLLLAVVSLYFQWDKENTIAFLGGFNGDALSIVFRGVVAVSAAVTILMSIRYIEQSGTSLGEFIAILLSATVGGMFLSGANELVTIFVSLETLSISSYLLTGYTKRDPRSNEAALKYLLIGASSSGIFLYGISLLYGLSGGETRLEAIASQIASSGQSLGLVIALVFAIAGIAFKISAVPFHQWTPDVYEGSPTPVVAFLSVGSKAAGFALAIRLMVTAFPLVTEQWHFVFTALAILSMVLGNVVALAQTSMKRMLAYSSIAQAGFVMLGLIASTEAGYASMVFYLLIYLFMNLGGFTCVILFTLRTGTDQISEYSGLYQKDPLLTLGLSICLLSLGGIPPLAGFFGKLYLFWAGWQAGLYLLVLLGLITSVISIYYYIRVVKMMVVKEPQEMSDAVKNYPEIRWNLPGMRPLQVGLVLSVIATSLAGILSNPLFTLANSSITRTPILQQAAVPVQQVSVATQVSADSTFQQN, from the coding sequence ATGAGTTTTGCTGAACTAGCAGCCCAGCTGAATGCTGGCACGATTTGGCCAGAGGGTATCGTGATTGTTACCCTCGTCGTGGTATTGATGGGCGACTTGATTGGAGGGCGCACTTCCTCCCGTTGGACGCCTTATGCAGCGATCGCAGGTCTTCTGCTTGCCGTCGTTTCCCTGTACTTTCAATGGGACAAGGAAAATACGATCGCCTTTCTGGGCGGGTTTAACGGTGATGCCCTCAGTATCGTATTTCGGGGAGTAGTTGCTGTATCGGCGGCTGTGACGATTTTGATGTCCATCCGCTACATCGAACAGTCTGGCACGTCGTTGGGGGAATTTATCGCCATTTTGCTTTCTGCAACAGTTGGCGGTATGTTCCTATCTGGGGCAAATGAGTTGGTGACGATTTTCGTTAGTTTGGAAACCCTCAGTATTTCTTCGTACTTGCTGACAGGTTATACCAAACGCGACCCTCGATCGAACGAAGCAGCGTTGAAATACCTGCTGATCGGCGCTAGCAGTTCCGGTATTTTTCTATACGGCATCTCTTTGCTGTACGGATTGTCTGGTGGAGAAACTCGCTTAGAAGCGATCGCATCTCAGATTGCTAGTAGCGGTCAATCCTTAGGTTTGGTGATTGCTTTAGTATTTGCGATCGCCGGTATTGCCTTCAAGATATCCGCCGTACCCTTCCACCAGTGGACGCCCGACGTTTACGAAGGTTCGCCCACCCCAGTGGTAGCATTCCTCTCCGTCGGTTCCAAAGCAGCCGGATTTGCCCTCGCCATCCGTTTGATGGTCACTGCTTTTCCCCTGGTTACCGAACAATGGCACTTTGTATTTACCGCCCTGGCGATTCTCAGTATGGTGTTGGGTAACGTAGTTGCCCTCGCCCAAACTAGCATGAAACGGATGCTAGCTTATTCTTCGATCGCCCAAGCCGGTTTTGTCATGCTGGGTTTGATTGCCAGCACCGAAGCTGGTTATGCCAGTATGGTTTTTTACCTCCTGATTTACCTGTTCATGAACTTGGGCGGCTTCACCTGCGTCATCCTGTTCACGTTACGGACGGGAACCGACCAAATTAGCGAATACTCCGGTTTGTATCAAAAAGACCCCCTTCTCACCTTAGGACTCAGTATTTGTCTGCTGTCTCTCGGCGGAATACCACCTTTGGCTGGGTTCTTTGGCAAACTGTATCTATTCTGGGCAGGTTGGCAAGCTGGACTTTACCTGTTAGTACTACTAGGTTTAATCACTAGCGTTATCTCCATTTACTACTACATCCGCGTCGTGAAGATGATGGTAGTAAAAGAACCCCAAGAAATGTCCGACGCTGTGAAGAATTATCCCGAAATTCGCTGGAATTTACCGGGAATGCGCCCTTTACAAGTTGGGTTGGTATTGTCAGTAATTGCCACCTCTCTAGCTGGCATTTTGTCTAATCCGCTGTTTACTTTGGCGAATAGTTCGATTACGCGCACGCCAATTTTGCAACAAGCGGCAGTACCTGTTCAGCAAGTCTCGGTAGCTACTCAGGTATCGGCAGATAGCACTTTTCAGCAAAATTGA
- a CDS encoding PIN domain-containing protein, with product MEKSLLDTDILSEVRKNVNQQVASRATAYLAIFNYYTISVVTFTEIVAGWHKRQREDRIQQFFADMFDAEVLIMDAVTAEIAGRIYGDLERTGQPIGLADAIIAATALQHDLTLVSGNLAHYQRIQGLGYGLKLDNWRT from the coding sequence TTGGAAAAGTCACTACTTGACACCGATATTCTTTCTGAGGTTCGCAAGAACGTCAATCAGCAAGTTGCATCAAGAGCTACTGCTTATTTGGCTATATTTAACTATTACACGATATCCGTGGTTACTTTTACCGAGATTGTTGCAGGATGGCACAAGCGTCAACGGGAAGACCGCATTCAACAGTTTTTCGCGGATATGTTCGATGCGGAAGTATTAATAATGGACGCTGTTACTGCTGAAATAGCCGGACGGATTTACGGTGATTTGGAACGAACGGGACAACCAATCGGTCTAGCTGATGCGATAATTGCTGCTACGGCGCTACAACATGATTTAACTTTGGTTAGTGGCAATTTAGCGCACTATCAGCGGATTCAAGGATTGGGTTACGGTTTGAAGTTGGATAATTGGCGCACTTGA
- a CDS encoding Uma2 family endonuclease: MNLLTLNLNTVHLSDEQFYQLCQNNHDLQFERTAQGELIIMPPVGGESGNREADLIIDLGIWNRQTQLGYTFSSSTIFKLPNGADRSPDAAWIRRERWESLTPEQRRKFPPIAPDFAIELRSATDDLEMLRHKIQEYMEAGVQLAWLINPQQQQVEIFRQGQDVEVRNLPTELSGENVLPGFSLNLSLY; this comes from the coding sequence ATGAATCTTTTAACATTAAATTTAAACACCGTTCACCTGAGTGACGAACAATTCTATCAATTATGTCAAAATAACCACGATTTACAATTTGAACGAACTGCCCAAGGAGAATTAATCATTATGCCCCCCGTGGGAGGAGAAAGTGGCAATCGAGAAGCTGACTTAATCATCGATTTGGGAATCTGGAATCGCCAAACACAACTTGGTTATACTTTCAGTTCCTCAACTATATTTAAGTTACCTAATGGTGCTGACCGTTCACCGGATGCTGCTTGGATTCGGCGGGAACGCTGGGAATCTCTGACACCAGAACAAAGACGCAAATTTCCGCCGATCGCACCAGATTTTGCGATCGAATTAAGGTCAGCAACAGACGACTTAGAAATGTTGCGGCATAAAATTCAAGAATATATGGAAGCAGGAGTGCAATTGGCATGGTTGATTAACCCCCAACAGCAACAAGTGGAAATTTTTCGGCAAGGACAAGACGTGGAAGTACGAAATCTTCCTACAGAATTATCAGGGGAAAATGTATTGCCTGGATTTAGTTTGAATCTATCTCTTTATTAA